In one Gopherus evgoodei ecotype Sinaloan lineage chromosome 1, rGopEvg1_v1.p, whole genome shotgun sequence genomic region, the following are encoded:
- the TEX30 gene encoding testis-expressed protein 30 isoform X1: MAGFAEVKVKIPFGNKYLDAIFSVPDKILTHGVILTHGAGGDMNFSHLVSLVDYLASRGLLCLRFTCKGLNIAYRTKAYKTVVEYLKSSGEYKLSGVFLGGRSMGSRAAVSVTRQISQDDNEDFIHGLIFLSYPLHRPKLQSKLRDEDLFFIKCPVLFVSGSEDEMCEKKILEGVASKMKTPTKIHWVEKANHGMAVKGRRPDDIMMEISTQVFLWIKEIIEQEYK, encoded by the exons ATGGCTGGTTTTGCTGAG GTTAAAGTGAAGATACCTTTTGGAAATAAATACCTAGATGCTATTTTTTCTGTCCCAGACAAGATATTAACACACGGAGTGATTCTTACTCATGGAGCTGGAGGAGATATGAATTTCTCTCATTTAGTTTCTTTGGTAGACTATCTTGCATCCCGTGGACTTCTGTGCTTGAGATTTACCTGTAAAGGCCTTAACATTGCTTATAGGACTAAAGCATATAAAACAGTTGTG GAATATTTAAAGTCCTCTGGTGAATATAAACTTTCTGGTGTCTTTCTTGGAG GTCGTTCAATGGGTTCACGAGCCGCTGTCTCTGTGACACGTCAGATTAGCCAAGATGACAATGAGGATTTCATTCATGGTCTGATATTTTTATCTTATCCACTGCATCGACCAAAGCTTCAGTCCAAACTCCGGGatgaagatttattttttattaagtgTCCTGTGCTGTTTGTCTCAGGATCAGAAGATGAGATGTGTGAAAAA AAAATATTGGAAGGTGTGGCAAGCAAAATGAAGACCCCTACAAAAATTCATTGGGTTGAAAAAGCAAACCATGGCATGGCAGTAAAAGGACGAAGACCAGATGATATTATGATGGAAATAAGCACACAGGTTTTTTTGTGGATCAAAGAAATCATTGAGCAGGAGTACAAATAA
- the TEX30 gene encoding testis-expressed protein 30 isoform X3, with amino-acid sequence MAGFAEVKVKIPFGNKYLDAIFSVPDKILTHGVILTHGAGGDMNFSHLVSLVDYLASRGLLCLRFTCKGLNIAYRTKAYKTVVEYLKSSGEYKLSGVFLGGRSMGSRAAVSVTRQISQDDNEDFIHGLIFLSYPLHRPKLQSKLRDEDLFFIKCPVLFVSGSEDEMCEKVKNIGRCGKQNEDPYKNSLG; translated from the exons ATGGCTGGTTTTGCTGAG GTTAAAGTGAAGATACCTTTTGGAAATAAATACCTAGATGCTATTTTTTCTGTCCCAGACAAGATATTAACACACGGAGTGATTCTTACTCATGGAGCTGGAGGAGATATGAATTTCTCTCATTTAGTTTCTTTGGTAGACTATCTTGCATCCCGTGGACTTCTGTGCTTGAGATTTACCTGTAAAGGCCTTAACATTGCTTATAGGACTAAAGCATATAAAACAGTTGTG GAATATTTAAAGTCCTCTGGTGAATATAAACTTTCTGGTGTCTTTCTTGGAG GTCGTTCAATGGGTTCACGAGCCGCTGTCTCTGTGACACGTCAGATTAGCCAAGATGACAATGAGGATTTCATTCATGGTCTGATATTTTTATCTTATCCACTGCATCGACCAAAGCTTCAGTCCAAACTCCGGGatgaagatttattttttattaagtgTCCTGTGCTGTTTGTCTCAGGATCAGAAGATGAGATGTGTGAAAAAGTGA AAAATATTGGAAGGTGTGGCAAGCAAAATGAAGACCCCTACAAAAATTCATTGGGTTGA
- the TEX30 gene encoding testis-expressed protein 30 isoform X2 has product MSSVLSSAVEEKKAKQSTHGWRWGRRISSLTPAGARCHHKQTSQISLISEYLKSSGEYKLSGVFLGGRSMGSRAAVSVTRQISQDDNEDFIHGLIFLSYPLHRPKLQSKLRDEDLFFIKCPVLFVSGSEDEMCEKKILEGVASKMKTPTKIHWVEKANHGMAVKGRRPDDIMMEISTQVFLWIKEIIEQEYK; this is encoded by the exons ATGTCCAGTGTCTTATCTTCagctgtggaggaaaaaaaagccaaacagaGTACCCATGgatggagatggggcaggagaATTTCCTCTTTGACTCCCGCGGGAGCCCGCTGTCACCACAAGCAAACGTCACAAATCTCGCTCATAAGC GAATATTTAAAGTCCTCTGGTGAATATAAACTTTCTGGTGTCTTTCTTGGAG GTCGTTCAATGGGTTCACGAGCCGCTGTCTCTGTGACACGTCAGATTAGCCAAGATGACAATGAGGATTTCATTCATGGTCTGATATTTTTATCTTATCCACTGCATCGACCAAAGCTTCAGTCCAAACTCCGGGatgaagatttattttttattaagtgTCCTGTGCTGTTTGTCTCAGGATCAGAAGATGAGATGTGTGAAAAA AAAATATTGGAAGGTGTGGCAAGCAAAATGAAGACCCCTACAAAAATTCATTGGGTTGAAAAAGCAAACCATGGCATGGCAGTAAAAGGACGAAGACCAGATGATATTATGATGGAAATAAGCACACAGGTTTTTTTGTGGATCAAAGAAATCATTGAGCAGGAGTACAAATAA